GCCGCACGCCAGCACGAAATAGCCGTTGGTGCACTTGAACACCTCGTACGGCACGACGGTTGAGTGGGCGTTGCCATACTTGCGCGGCGACTGGCCGGTCACGAGCGTGTACTGGCCGAGATTGGCCAGCCACGCCACCTGCGACTCCAGCAGCGAGAGGTCCACCCGCTGGCCGATGCCGCTCCGGTCGCGCGCGCGCAGCGCCGCGATGATGCCGGTCGCCGCATACATGCCGGTCGTGATGTCCACGATGGCGATCACATGGCGGTACGGCATGCCGTCGATCGGGCCGGTCAGCGACATCAGCCCGCCCTCAGCCTGGATGACAAAGTCGTAGCCCAGCCGCCCCTCGTCTGGCCCACCCCGGCCGTAGCCGCTGATGTTGCAGTAGATGAGTCCCGTATTGAGCTTCCGCAGTTCTTCGTACCCAAGCCCCCAGCTCTCCATAGTCCCGGATTTGAAGTTTTCGATCAGGACGTCGGCCTTTGTAACCAGCGCACGCAGGATGTCGCGCGCTTTGGGGTGCGCGAAGTTGAGCGTGATGCCTTTCTTGTTGCGGTTTACGCTCAGGTAGTAAGCGCTCTCGCCGCCGGCGAACGGCGGCCCCCACTGGCGCGTGTCATCGCCGCGTCCCGGCTGCTCGACCTTGATCACTTCCGCGCCGAGATCGGCCAGGTTCATCGTGCAGAACGGCCCGGCCAGCACGCGTGTCAGATCGATAACCAGTATGTCATCCAGTGGTTGTGGCATGCAGTTCCTCGTGGTTGGCGAAATGGGCGGCATGCAGCTGCCGGCGCTCTCTGTTATACCAGAAGCGGACGGATAACTCAATCGCGGCGCGGGGCGGCAGACCCGAAGGGCTTTTCGCAACGCAATTCATGCGCAATCGGCCTTGAGTAAACCCTTCGGGTCTGCGCGGCAAGGTAGGCCTGCGTAAAAAAGCAAGGCACAAAGGAAACCGCGGTTTCCTTTGTGCCTTGGTGACTTGGTGTTGAGCTATATCAGTTCAGATTATCCCACTCGAACTCGTCCTCGTATTCCTCGTCGTCCTCGGGGTGCGTCATGTAGTACAGCGACAGCAGCGGAAAGTCGGCCTCGATCGTCGTGCCGCCGACTTCCAGCGTCAGGATCGTGGATAGCCACGGATACGGCGCCAGATCATCTTCGCTGATCAGCACATCGGTCACATGCCGGTCGGTCAATCCCGCGATCTGCTTGCGCACGCTCGCAATCGCGTCGTCGTCATCGTCCACGGAATTGCCGCAGTCCGGGCACAGCAGCGGTATCACGTGGCCGTCGGCGAAGACCAGCGACAGGGTGATCTCCGTCTCATCGTCGTCCGGAATCGGCATGAAGCGGAAATCTTCCAGGTCCGTCTCTTCGAGACAGTCCATCAGCGATTCGACGGCGCAGATCCACTCGCCGTCCTCGGTATAAACCATCGGGATATTATGCGATTTGCACAGGTTAAAAACCTGTCCGGCCGGCAGGCTCTGCGGCTGTGCGCGTTCGACAATTGGGTGTGCGGGCTCCGCCATAGGTTTGTTTTTCACGTCAGCGAATTCGGTTGTTGCCGTACGGGCCTATTTTACCTGACTCCGGCCAAATCCGGTTTTGGGCGTGCCGCGCAGCGCGATAAACCGCCAAGCGCCATGGCTGCGATGGCGCATGGTCTGTTGAGTATACGCGCTGCCAAGACGCCTGTATGCTATAATCTGCTTGCTGTAACGCGGTTTTGTGATGAGTATATCCCCAAGCGATTGCTATATGTGTCAGTACTGTATAGCAATCGCCGCCCTCCCCCCGGCCCCCTCCCAGCAAAGCTGGAAGGGGGAGTGAATCAAAGGGGGTGACAACGGCCTTGCCACCAGCTATGGGGACATGATCAAACTGAAACTGTATAACTCTCGCAAAGGAGATTTTCCCCTCATGGTTGACTTCGATCTTTCCCCCGAACAGAAGCTGCTGAAGGATACGGCCAAAGACTTCGCCGATCGCGAAATCATGCCCGGCGCGCGCGACCGCGACCGCAATGCCACATTCCCTAACGACATCATTGCCAAACTGGGCGCGCTCGGTTTTCTCGGCCCGCTCGTGCCGGAGCAGTATGGCGGCATGGGCGCCGACTTCATGAGCGAGGCGATCATCTTCGAGGAAATCGGCCGCGCCGACTCGTCGGTGCGCACCACGCTCTCGGTGCAGATTTCGCTGTGCGAAGCGCCGATTCTGAAGTACGGCAACGAGGAGCAGAAGCGCAAGTACCTGCCCAAGTTAGCTAGTGGCGAATGGCTCGGCTGCTTCGGCCTGACCGAGCCGCAGGCCGGCTCCGACGCCGCCAACCAGCAGACCACCTGCCGGCGCGACGGCGACCACTGGATCCTCAACGGCCACAAGATGTGGATCAGCAACGGCACCAAGTCGAAGGTCGCGATCATCTTCGCGCAGGGCGACCCGTCCAAAAAGCATCGCGGCATCAGCGCGTTCCTGGTCGAGAACGACACGCCCGGCTTCGAGTCGTTCGAGATCCACGGCAAGCTCGGCCTGCGCTCGTCCGCGACCGCCGAGTTGAAGCTGACCGATGTGCGCGTGCACGATTCGCAGCGGCTCGGCGAAATCGGCCAGGGCTTCAACATCGCGATGTACGCGCTCGACAACGGCCGCTTCGGCGTGGCCAGCGGCTGCGTCGGCATCATCCAGGGCTGCGTCGACGCCTCGGTGAAGTACGCCCAGGAGCGCTATGCGTTCAACAAGCCGATCGCCAGCTTCCAGCTCGTGCAGGAACTGATTGCCGACATGTACCTCGACCTCGAGGCGGCGCGCCTGCTGGTCTACCGCGCCGGCGCGCGGAAGAATACCGGCGACCCGGCGCACATCGAAACGTCGCTAGCTAAGTGGTACGCCAGCGAGGCGGCCGTGCGCGCAGCGCTCAACACCATCCAGGTGCACGGCGGCTACGGCTACTCCGACGAATACCCCGGCGAGCGCTACCTGCGCGACGCCAAGGTGGCGACGCTGTACGAGGGCACCACGCAGATTCAGAAGTTGATCATCGGCCGGCACCTGACCGGCATCAGCGCGTTCGTCTAATTGCGATTCGAGCGTTCAACTGAACGCCGCCTGAAAGCCGTTGCACCAGAAACAAGTGAGGCCCGTGGATTTCATGTCCGCGGGCCTCGTTCGTTGCATGCAGGCGCCTGGGAATATGCTTGGTACGGTTATTCGCGAGGCCATTGTTTGACGGGGCCAAAGCCGGGCCAATCCTGCCAAGATCTCGGAGTGAAGCGAGCCTCATTTCCCAAATCTGCCAGAGTCCGAGCGGTGTAGAAGTGGATTT
The sequence above is a segment of the Chloroflexota bacterium genome. Coding sequences within it:
- a CDS encoding CoA transferase gives rise to the protein MPQPLDDILVIDLTRVLAGPFCTMNLADLGAEVIKVEQPGRGDDTRQWGPPFAGGESAYYLSVNRNKKGITLNFAHPKARDILRALVTKADVLIENFKSGTMESWGLGYEELRKLNTGLIYCNISGYGRGGPDEGRLGYDFVIQAEGGLMSLTGPIDGMPYRHVIAIVDITTGMYAATGIIAALRARDRSGIGQRVDLSLLESQVAWLANLGQYTLVTGQSPRKYGNAHSTVVPYEVFKCTNGYFVLACGNDGQFAKLARIVRKPELATDARFATNPSRVTNRAALFPILEDAFATFSVDDVLAQLREAGVPAGRINSLEQTLSDPQVLHREMVVEVDHPTAGKLKLLGVPYKFSETPVGVHSPPPLLGQHTAEVLRELLGYDAGTVETLRAEGVI
- a CDS encoding acyl-CoA dehydrogenase family protein; this encodes MVDFDLSPEQKLLKDTAKDFADREIMPGARDRDRNATFPNDIIAKLGALGFLGPLVPEQYGGMGADFMSEAIIFEEIGRADSSVRTTLSVQISLCEAPILKYGNEEQKRKYLPKLASGEWLGCFGLTEPQAGSDAANQQTTCRRDGDHWILNGHKMWISNGTKSKVAIIFAQGDPSKKHRGISAFLVENDTPGFESFEIHGKLGLRSSATAELKLTDVRVHDSQRLGEIGQGFNIAMYALDNGRFGVASGCVGIIQGCVDASVKYAQERYAFNKPIASFQLVQELIADMYLDLEAARLLVYRAGARKNTGDPAHIETSLAKWYASEAAVRAALNTIQVHGGYGYSDEYPGERYLRDAKVATLYEGTTQIQKLIIGRHLTGISAFV